A genomic segment from uncultured Alistipes sp. encodes:
- a CDS encoding DUF2007 domain-containing protein, whose translation MQDDSMVVLAEYNTITEAEIAKSMLDSAGIWSTIRNEYMSAIYPIGTMPAQVVVRTEDLEKARTLLQHR comes from the coding sequence ATGCAAGACGACTCGATGGTTGTATTGGCGGAGTACAACACCATAACGGAGGCCGAGATCGCGAAATCGATGCTCGACAGTGCCGGGATCTGGTCGACGATCCGCAACGAATACATGTCGGCCATATACCCGATCGGAACGATGCCCGCCCAGGTTGTAGTCCGGACGGAGGACCTGGAGAAGGCCCGCACGCTGCTGCAACACAGATAA
- a CDS encoding shikimate dehydrogenase, which produces MRRFGLIGRPLGHSASASYFTEKFSKEGISDCAYALYELPEIGALTGLLEQYPDLCGLNVTIPYKREVIPYLDAVSPEAQAIGAVNCIRRTPDGRLEGFNTDIIGLREALSELLGFAEPGETLILGTGGASQAVQYALAERGIPFALVSRDPAKGNYTYDNLPCEVVERSHLIINASPVGTYPHVTEAPRIPYAYLTPDHYLLDLVYNPEVTLFLDYGRQRGAHVLNGRTMFVEQAEASWRIWNGEELL; this is translated from the coding sequence ATGAGAAGGTTCGGATTGATCGGCCGTCCGCTGGGCCATTCGGCCTCGGCGTCCTACTTCACGGAGAAGTTTTCGAAAGAGGGGATAAGCGATTGTGCTTATGCACTTTATGAACTTCCGGAGATCGGGGCGCTGACCGGATTGCTGGAGCAGTATCCGGACCTTTGCGGGCTGAACGTCACGATCCCCTACAAGCGGGAGGTGATCCCCTATCTGGATGCGGTGTCGCCCGAGGCGCAGGCCATCGGGGCGGTGAACTGCATCCGCCGCACGCCGGACGGAAGGCTGGAGGGTTTCAATACCGACATCATCGGGCTGCGCGAGGCGTTGAGCGAGCTGCTGGGCTTCGCCGAGCCGGGCGAGACGCTCATCCTCGGGACCGGCGGGGCTTCGCAGGCCGTGCAGTATGCGCTGGCCGAGCGCGGGATTCCCTTTGCGCTGGTTTCGCGCGACCCGGCGAAGGGAAACTATACCTATGATAATCTGCCGTGTGAGGTGGTGGAGCGCAGCCATCTGATTATCAACGCTTCGCCTGTGGGAACCTACCCCCATGTCACGGAGGCGCCGCGCATCCCCTACGCCTACCTCACGCCGGACCACTACCTGCTCGATCTGGTCTACAACCCGGAGGTGACGCTGTTCCTCGATTACGGCCGTCAGCGCGGGGCGCACGTGCTGAACGGGCGGACGATGTTCGTCGAACAGGCCGAAGCCTCGTGGCGTATCTGGAACGGTGAAGAATTGCTTTAG
- a CDS encoding DUF368 domain-containing protein, giving the protein MDFSRYILLALKGCAMGMADVVPGVSGGTIAFISGIYEELLDSIRKVDTTALKLLLKGRFADFWRHINGNFLLSVLAGIAIAIFSLARLMTYLLTNHPIAIWSFFFGLIIASAVLVARQVGHWNWKTLLSFAVGAAVAWWITIATPAETPNDWWFVMLSGAIAICAMILPGISGAFILLLLGKYQYIMQAVVDLNIPVMAIFVVGVAIGIISFSHLLSWLLKHWHDLTVALLMGFMVGSLNKVWPWKEVVETYVDSHGKVQPLVESNILPGTFETLYDKPALLAEAVILCVVGFLTIYGIETLAHFIASRKKKN; this is encoded by the coding sequence ATGGACTTTTCCCGCTACATCCTCCTTGCCCTGAAAGGCTGCGCCATGGGAATGGCTGACGTGGTCCCCGGCGTCTCGGGCGGTACGATCGCCTTCATCTCGGGTATCTACGAAGAACTCCTCGACTCGATCCGGAAGGTCGACACCACGGCCCTCAAACTGTTGCTGAAGGGGCGTTTCGCCGACTTCTGGCGCCACATCAACGGCAATTTCCTGCTGTCCGTCCTGGCCGGAATCGCCATCGCCATCTTCTCGCTGGCCCGGCTGATGACCTATCTGCTCACGAACCATCCGATCGCCATCTGGTCGTTCTTCTTCGGGCTGATCATCGCTTCGGCGGTCCTCGTCGCCCGGCAGGTCGGACACTGGAACTGGAAAACCCTGCTCTCCTTTGCGGTCGGAGCCGCAGTCGCCTGGTGGATCACCATCGCAACCCCGGCCGAAACCCCCAACGACTGGTGGTTCGTCATGCTGTCGGGCGCCATCGCCATCTGCGCCATGATCCTCCCGGGCATCTCCGGAGCCTTCATCCTGCTGCTCCTGGGCAAGTATCAGTACATCATGCAGGCCGTCGTGGATCTGAACATCCCCGTCATGGCGATCTTTGTCGTGGGGGTGGCGATCGGCATCATCTCCTTCTCGCACCTCCTGTCGTGGCTGCTCAAGCACTGGCACGACCTTACGGTGGCCCTGCTGATGGGTTTCATGGTCGGTTCGCTCAACAAGGTCTGGCCCTGGAAGGAGGTCGTCGAAACCTACGTCGACAGCCACGGAAAGGTCCAGCCGCTGGTCGAGAGCAACATCCTGCCGGGAACCTTCGAGACGCTCTACGACAAACCGGCCCTGCTGGCCGAAGCCGTAATCCTCTGCGTGGTGGGATTCCTGACCATCTACGGCATCGAAACCCTGGCCCATTTTATCGCATCCCGGAAAAAGAAGAATTGA
- a CDS encoding DUF3276 family protein, with amino-acid sequence MSTPTQPRRDNEDYGDQILSKAVKAGRRTYFFDVRATRGDDWFLTITESRKITAPDGSSSYDRHKIFLYKEDFTKFSEGLGEVVDFIRRSKGIPESAK; translated from the coding sequence ATGTCAACCCCAACCCAACCACGACGCGACAATGAGGATTATGGAGATCAGATCCTCTCTAAAGCCGTAAAAGCGGGACGTCGTACTTATTTCTTCGATGTCAGGGCTACACGCGGCGACGACTGGTTCCTGACCATCACCGAGAGCCGGAAGATTACGGCTCCCGATGGCTCGTCTTCTTACGACCGACACAAAATCTTTCTGTATAAGGAGGATTTTACGAAGTTCTCGGAAGGACTCGGTGAAGTCGTAGATTTCATTCGCCGCAGCAAGGGTATTCCCGAATCGGCGAAATGA
- a CDS encoding S41 family peptidase — protein MRKGLIAVITLFVLQFLAAREPIRAQELENVQQFQKLARVYRYLDGLYVDDVEMKPVVEGAIRGMLEELDPHSAYLDAEEMKGVRESFEGEFSGIGVEFNTLRDTVIVVNTIAGGPAERVGVRANDRIVRIDTLQAVGMSRTEVPKYLRGKSGTKVEIDVVRHGTPGLLHFVIVRDKIPINTVDAAYLTPEGIGYIKVNRFGHTTMEEFSKGYRELGRPEKLILDLRGNGGGLLEQAIEMAGFFLPRGATIVSTEGRAVPSSSFRAQSNGEDLRGKLAVLIDESSASASEIVAGAIQDWDRGVIIGRPSFGKGLVQRQIGLPDGSAVRITVARYHTPSGRVIQRPYEKGKRREYYLDHLRRYDDAVRDSLDAGAPAFRTLRTGRTVYGGGGIRPDIVVEADTAGYSDYYAELVRRGIVAEFVNDWLDRSRDSLTRLYPAFGEFDAGFEPADSVLGALTELGTRRGVAFDENGFARSESIVRTQLKALAAQRLFGTGAYFQVVNPRLSTAYRQAVELLEAWEQRGKPILEPKK, from the coding sequence ATGCGAAAAGGTCTTATCGCTGTCATCACGCTCTTCGTGCTCCAGTTTCTGGCGGCCCGGGAGCCGATACGGGCACAGGAGCTGGAGAATGTGCAGCAGTTCCAGAAACTGGCCCGGGTCTACCGCTATCTGGACGGGCTCTATGTCGACGACGTGGAGATGAAACCCGTTGTCGAAGGGGCCATCCGGGGGATGCTCGAAGAACTGGACCCCCATTCGGCCTACCTCGATGCCGAGGAGATGAAGGGCGTCCGGGAGAGCTTCGAAGGGGAGTTCAGCGGAATCGGTGTGGAGTTCAATACGCTGCGTGATACGGTGATCGTCGTGAACACCATCGCCGGGGGCCCGGCCGAGCGGGTCGGCGTGAGGGCCAACGACCGCATCGTGCGTATCGACACGCTGCAGGCCGTGGGGATGTCGCGCACGGAGGTCCCCAAATACCTGCGCGGCAAGAGCGGCACGAAGGTCGAGATCGACGTCGTGCGCCACGGAACCCCGGGATTGCTGCACTTCGTGATCGTGCGCGACAAAATCCCGATCAATACCGTGGATGCCGCCTACCTGACCCCGGAGGGCATCGGATACATCAAGGTCAACCGCTTCGGCCACACCACGATGGAGGAGTTTTCGAAAGGGTATCGCGAATTGGGGCGTCCCGAGAAACTGATCCTCGACCTGCGCGGGAACGGCGGCGGGCTCTTGGAACAGGCCATCGAAATGGCGGGGTTCTTCCTGCCGCGCGGTGCGACGATCGTCTCCACCGAGGGGCGGGCCGTACCCTCCTCGTCGTTCCGTGCGCAGAGCAACGGTGAAGACCTCCGCGGCAAACTCGCGGTTCTGATCGATGAATCGTCGGCCTCGGCGTCGGAGATCGTGGCCGGGGCCATTCAGGACTGGGACCGGGGTGTCATCATCGGGCGCCCGAGCTTCGGGAAGGGGCTCGTGCAGCGGCAGATCGGGCTGCCCGACGGCTCGGCCGTGCGGATCACCGTGGCCCGCTACCACACCCCTTCGGGCCGGGTCATCCAGCGCCCCTATGAGAAGGGCAAGCGCCGCGAATACTACCTCGACCACCTGCGTCGTTATGACGATGCCGTGCGCGACTCGCTCGATGCCGGAGCTCCGGCCTTCCGCACGCTCCGCACCGGACGCACGGTCTACGGCGGAGGCGGTATCCGTCCCGACATCGTGGTCGAAGCCGATACGGCAGGCTATTCCGACTACTATGCCGAGTTGGTCCGGCGCGGCATCGTGGCCGAGTTCGTCAACGACTGGCTCGACCGTTCGCGCGACAGCCTCACCCGGCTCTACCCCGCTTTCGGGGAGTTCGACGCCGGGTTCGAGCCCGCGGACAGCGTGCTCGGGGCCCTCACGGAGCTGGGTACACGGCGTGGCGTGGCTTTCGACGAAAACGGGTTCGCCCGCTCGGAATCCATCGTGCGCACGCAGCTCAAGGCCCTGGCTGCCCAGCGCCTGTTCGGCACGGGAGCCTACTTCCAGGTGGTGAATCCCCGGCTGAGCACGGCCTACCGCCAGGCCGTGGAACTCCTCGAAGCCTGGGAACAACGGGGAAAACCGATCCTGGAGCCGAAAAAATAA
- the hisS gene encoding histidine--tRNA ligase: MAQKPSIPKGTRDFSPMEMMRRQYIFDTVKRVFRTYGFAPLETPAMENLSTLLGKYGDEGDKLLFKILNSGDYASGLTDDEVRQASKICEKGLRYDLTVPFARYVVQHQGELTFPFKRYQIQPVWRADRPQKGRYREFYQCDVDVIGTRSLLCEVELVEIVERVFRALGIRVALKMNNRKILFGIAEAIGHADKMMEITVAIDKLEKIGLENVKAELLERGLSQEAVDRLQPILELNGDNHQKINQLREVLSASETGLKGIEEMEIVFGYVERLGIDLQVELDLSLARGLNYYTGAIFEVKALDFAIGSICGGGRYDDLTGIFGMPNLSGVGISFGADRIYDVMTGLDLFPEEVNCTTRVLFTNLGAAEEAAVLPLLRQVRGEGISAEIYPEAGKMKKQMEYANRRGIPYVVIVGSQELEAGAATVKEMRTGEQRQVPFGELARVLA; this comes from the coding sequence ATGGCACAGAAACCCTCCATACCCAAAGGTACGCGCGACTTCTCCCCGATGGAGATGATGCGCCGGCAATATATCTTCGACACGGTGAAGCGGGTCTTCCGCACCTATGGCTTCGCGCCGCTGGAAACCCCCGCGATGGAGAACCTCTCGACGCTGTTAGGCAAGTACGGCGACGAGGGCGACAAACTCCTCTTCAAGATCCTCAATTCGGGTGATTACGCCTCGGGCCTCACGGACGACGAGGTGCGCCAAGCCTCGAAGATCTGCGAGAAGGGTCTTCGCTACGACCTGACGGTTCCGTTTGCCCGCTACGTCGTGCAGCACCAGGGCGAGCTGACCTTCCCCTTCAAGCGCTACCAGATCCAGCCCGTGTGGCGTGCCGACCGTCCGCAGAAGGGGCGTTACCGCGAATTCTACCAGTGCGACGTCGACGTGATCGGCACGCGCTCGCTGTTGTGCGAGGTCGAGCTGGTGGAGATCGTCGAGCGGGTCTTCCGGGCGCTGGGCATCCGCGTGGCACTGAAGATGAACAACCGCAAGATCCTCTTCGGGATCGCCGAGGCGATCGGCCATGCCGACAAGATGATGGAGATCACGGTGGCGATCGACAAGCTGGAAAAGATCGGGCTGGAGAACGTCAAGGCCGAACTGCTGGAGCGCGGTTTGTCGCAGGAGGCGGTCGACCGGCTTCAACCGATCCTTGAGCTGAACGGCGACAACCACCAAAAGATCAATCAGCTGCGCGAGGTGCTGTCGGCCTCGGAAACCGGACTGAAGGGCATCGAGGAGATGGAGATCGTCTTCGGGTACGTCGAACGGCTCGGGATCGACCTGCAGGTAGAGCTGGATCTCTCGCTGGCCCGCGGTCTGAACTACTATACCGGTGCGATCTTCGAGGTCAAGGCCCTCGATTTCGCCATCGGCTCGATCTGCGGCGGAGGACGTTACGACGACCTCACGGGCATCTTCGGAATGCCCAACCTGTCGGGTGTCGGCATCTCGTTCGGCGCCGACCGCATCTACGACGTGATGACCGGGCTCGACCTCTTCCCCGAGGAGGTCAACTGCACGACCCGCGTGCTGTTCACCAACCTCGGCGCCGCCGAGGAGGCGGCCGTGCTGCCGCTGCTTCGCCAGGTTCGCGGTGAGGGTATCTCCGCGGAGATCTACCCCGAGGCGGGCAAGATGAAGAAGCAGATGGAGTACGCCAACCGGCGCGGTATCCCCTATGTGGTGATCGTCGGCTCGCAGGAGCTGGAGGCCGGGGCCGCGACGGTCAAGGAGATGCGGACGGGCGAGCAACGGCAGGTGCCGTTCGGAGAGCTCGCCCGGGTGCTGGCATGA
- the ettA gene encoding energy-dependent translational throttle protein EttA — protein sequence MADEKIIFSMVGVSKTFPNQKRVLNNIYLSFFYGAKIGIIGLNGAGKSTLMKIIAGIDKNYEGEVVFSPGYTVGYLEQEPKLDDSKTVKEVVEEGCAATVALLKEYEEINMKLCEPMDDDTMAKLIERQGELYEQIDHVNGWELDSVLERAMDALRCPDPDQSVKVLSGGERRRVALCRLLLQQPDVLLLDEPTNHLDAESIDWLEQHLQQYKGTVIAVTHDRYFLDNVAGWILELDRGEGIPWKGNYSGWLEQKTTRMAMEEKQESKRRKTLERELEWVRMSPSGRHAKSKARLSAYDKLMNEDTKQKEEKLEIFIPNGPRLGDVVIEAHDVSKAFGDRVLYEHLEFSLPPAGIVGVIGPNGTGKTTLFRMIMGLDEPTSGSFRVGPTVKLAYVDQQHKSIDPEKTVFEVISGGTDLITLGNRQVNARAYVARFNFSGADQEKKCGMLSGGERNRLHLALALKEEGNVLLLDEPTNDIDVNTLRALEEGLENFAGCAVVISHDRWFLDRIATHILSFEGDSKVVFYQGSYSEYEAWKKAQGGDTEPHRVRYKKLMA from the coding sequence ATGGCAGACGAAAAAATCATCTTCTCGATGGTCGGCGTAAGCAAGACCTTCCCCAACCAGAAACGGGTGCTGAACAACATCTACCTCTCGTTCTTCTACGGTGCCAAGATCGGTATCATCGGTCTGAACGGCGCGGGTAAGTCCACGCTCATGAAGATCATCGCCGGAATCGACAAGAACTATGAGGGCGAAGTGGTCTTCTCGCCCGGATATACGGTCGGATACCTCGAACAGGAACCCAAACTCGACGACTCGAAGACCGTGAAGGAGGTCGTCGAGGAGGGCTGCGCCGCAACGGTCGCCCTGCTGAAAGAGTACGAGGAGATCAACATGAAGCTGTGCGAGCCGATGGACGACGACACGATGGCCAAGCTGATCGAGCGTCAGGGCGAACTCTACGAGCAGATCGACCACGTCAACGGCTGGGAGCTGGACAGCGTGCTGGAACGCGCCATGGATGCCCTGCGCTGCCCCGATCCGGATCAGTCGGTGAAGGTCCTCTCGGGCGGTGAGCGCCGCCGCGTGGCGCTGTGCCGCCTGCTGCTGCAACAGCCCGACGTGCTGCTGCTCGACGAGCCCACGAACCACCTCGACGCCGAGTCGATCGACTGGCTCGAACAGCACCTCCAACAATACAAGGGTACGGTGATCGCCGTGACCCACGACCGCTACTTCCTGGACAACGTCGCCGGATGGATCCTCGAACTGGACCGCGGCGAGGGCATTCCGTGGAAGGGCAACTACTCGGGCTGGCTCGAACAGAAGACCACGCGCATGGCCATGGAGGAGAAGCAGGAGTCGAAACGCCGCAAGACCCTCGAACGCGAGTTGGAGTGGGTGCGCATGTCGCCCTCGGGGCGTCACGCCAAGTCGAAGGCGCGTCTGTCGGCCTACGACAAACTGATGAACGAGGATACGAAGCAGAAGGAGGAGAAGCTCGAAATCTTCATCCCGAACGGTCCGCGTCTGGGCGATGTGGTGATCGAGGCGCACGACGTTTCGAAGGCCTTCGGCGACCGCGTGCTCTACGAGCATCTGGAATTCTCGCTGCCGCCCGCGGGCATCGTGGGCGTGATCGGCCCGAACGGTACGGGCAAGACCACCCTCTTCCGCATGATCATGGGGCTTGACGAGCCGACGAGCGGTTCGTTCCGCGTGGGGCCGACCGTCAAGTTAGCCTACGTCGACCAGCAGCACAAGTCGATCGACCCCGAGAAGACGGTCTTCGAGGTGATTTCGGGCGGTACGGACCTCATCACGCTGGGCAACCGGCAGGTCAACGCCCGGGCCTACGTCGCGCGGTTCAACTTCTCGGGCGCCGATCAGGAGAAGAAGTGCGGCATGCTGTCGGGCGGCGAGCGCAACCGCCTGCATCTGGCCCTCGCGCTCAAAGAGGAGGGCAACGTCCTGCTGCTGGACGAGCCGACGAACGACATCGACGTCAACACGCTGCGGGCTTTGGAAGAGGGTCTGGAAAACTTCGCCGGATGCGCCGTGGTGATCTCGCACGACCGCTGGTTCCTGGACCGCATCGCCACGCACATCCTCTCGTTCGAGGGCGACTCGAAGGTGGTCTTCTACCAGGGCTCCTATTCGGAGTACGAGGCGTGGAAGAAGGCACAGGGCGGCGATACGGAACCCCACCGCGTGCGTTACAAGAAATTAATGGCTTGA
- a CDS encoding IS4-like element ISBf13 family transposase — protein sequence MKTTDFKDLGKVNQILPMMQEHFGKSMNLARIKFMAFMLHALCVVQTVSLHKLAAAMPTSVERDSNLRRIQRFIAKYALNFDLVAQMIYSLLPVKTGLVLSMDRTNWKFGDFNINILMLGVAYKGIAFPLMFSLLPKKGNSNWKERKAIVERFVRLFGSECIDSLVADREFVGKDWIGWLNRNHIRYYIRIRQNFWLVKPSTGERIRAWWLFNSLKVGQERFYYKLFLHKGEYVYLAGSRIKNSDGVPELQILICFKRPEKGVDTYKRRWEIETAFRAMKSSGFNIEDTHLRDTERIARLLAMVCIALVWAYLVGEHKDENVKPIKTLKHGRKAKSLVKYGLEEISNVLFRPIYVPKFDVFKFLSCT from the coding sequence ATGAAGACAACTGACTTTAAGGACTTGGGCAAAGTTAACCAAATCCTTCCGATGATGCAAGAACATTTTGGGAAATCGATGAATCTGGCCCGCATAAAGTTTATGGCTTTCATGCTCCATGCCCTGTGTGTAGTACAGACCGTAAGCCTCCATAAACTCGCGGCGGCAATGCCAACCTCTGTTGAAAGGGACTCCAACCTTCGCCGCATTCAAAGATTCATAGCCAAGTACGCCCTCAACTTTGACCTTGTGGCGCAGATGATATACTCTCTGCTTCCCGTCAAGACAGGGCTGGTGCTGAGCATGGACCGTACAAACTGGAAGTTCGGTGATTTCAACATCAACATCCTCATGCTCGGCGTGGCATACAAGGGGATTGCATTCCCATTGATGTTCAGCCTTCTGCCTAAGAAAGGGAACTCCAATTGGAAGGAACGCAAGGCAATCGTTGAACGATTTGTCCGGCTGTTCGGCTCCGAATGCATCGACTCTCTTGTTGCCGACCGGGAGTTTGTCGGCAAGGATTGGATCGGTTGGCTCAACCGCAATCATATACGATATTATATCCGGATCCGGCAGAATTTCTGGCTTGTCAAGCCTTCCACAGGGGAAAGAATCCGTGCATGGTGGCTCTTCAATTCCCTGAAAGTGGGGCAGGAAAGATTTTATTACAAGCTTTTCCTGCACAAAGGTGAGTACGTTTATCTTGCCGGAAGCCGAATCAAGAACTCCGACGGTGTGCCTGAACTTCAGATCCTCATCTGCTTCAAACGCCCGGAAAAGGGTGTCGACACTTATAAAAGGCGATGGGAGATCGAGACCGCATTCCGGGCTATGAAATCCTCCGGATTCAATATCGAAGACACGCATTTGCGCGACACAGAGCGGATTGCAAGACTTCTGGCAATGGTTTGTATTGCTCTTGTATGGGCGTATCTCGTTGGGGAACATAAAGATGAAAACGTAAAGCCTATAAAGACATTGAAACATGGACGTAAAGCCAAATCTTTAGTAAAGTACGGCTTGGAGGAAATCTCCAACGTGCTTTTTCGACCAATTTATGTCCCGAAATTTGATGTATTCAAATTTTTGTCATGTACTTAG
- the rbr gene encoding rubrerythrin has translation MEKSIKGTRTEQNLLKAFAGESQARSRYVFFASKARKEGYEQIAGVFAETAEQEKEHAERFFKFLEGGDVEITASYPTGPIGTTAENLLAAAKGENEEWDVLYREFAQVADEEGFAEIAAAFRMISIVEAEHERRYLKLLSRLTDGNFFKRDGKIWWQCRNCGFVIEAEEAPKLCPACKHPQAYFEPKKENY, from the coding sequence ATGGAAAAGAGCATCAAAGGTACGCGTACCGAACAGAATCTGCTGAAGGCGTTCGCCGGTGAGAGCCAGGCCCGGAGCCGCTACGTCTTCTTCGCCAGCAAGGCCAGGAAGGAGGGTTACGAACAGATTGCAGGTGTCTTTGCCGAGACGGCCGAGCAGGAGAAGGAGCACGCCGAGCGTTTCTTCAAGTTCCTCGAAGGCGGCGACGTGGAGATCACGGCCAGCTACCCCACCGGCCCGATCGGAACGACGGCCGAGAATCTGCTGGCTGCCGCAAAGGGTGAGAACGAGGAGTGGGACGTGCTCTATCGCGAATTCGCACAGGTAGCCGACGAGGAGGGCTTTGCCGAGATCGCCGCAGCGTTCCGCATGATCTCGATCGTCGAGGCCGAGCACGAGCGCCGCTATCTGAAACTGTTGAGCCGTCTGACGGACGGGAACTTCTTCAAGCGCGACGGCAAGATCTGGTGGCAGTGCCGCAACTGCGGTTTCGTCATCGAGGCCGAGGAGGCTCCGAAACTCTGCCCGGCGTGCAAGCATCCGCAGGCTTACTTCGAGCCCAAGAAGGAGAATTATTGA
- a CDS encoding CapA family protein, which translates to MKRCRTRILIALLLVATCCTPAGTPRQTGSARPAGWFGPGPVPPPQRMRMWFGGDVMQHLPQIEAARSGEGFDYGPVFAALAPRMRAADLAVVNLETTLTRRERYTGYPLFRSPVALADALREAGVDVAVMANNHCCDGGAEGIRTSIEELDRCGIRHTGVFADSADYRRNHPLYLTWCGLRLALVNYTYGTNGMPVPEGMIVNRIDTVRMAADLAAARSGGADFIVACLHWGNEYERRANAAQRSLAVFLRRHGVDVVVGSHPHVVQPWEADSAHVVLYSLGNLVSNQRRRYTDGGLVAEVEAVRHPEGRMSYALEVTPVWVALPRYRILPPEAADTMALPTAYGIFRADVEALAGGGDAPYRKTE; encoded by the coding sequence ATGAAACGCTGCCGCACCCGAATCCTGATTGCCCTGCTGCTCGTCGCCACGTGCTGCACCCCTGCGGGGACTCCCCGGCAGACCGGGTCTGCGCGTCCGGCCGGATGGTTCGGTCCGGGCCCCGTGCCGCCGCCCCAACGGATGCGGATGTGGTTCGGAGGCGACGTCATGCAGCATCTCCCCCAGATCGAGGCGGCCCGCAGCGGCGAAGGCTTCGATTATGGCCCTGTTTTTGCGGCACTGGCTCCGCGGATGCGGGCTGCCGATCTCGCGGTCGTAAACCTCGAAACCACGCTGACACGCCGGGAACGCTATACGGGCTATCCGCTGTTCCGTTCGCCGGTGGCGCTCGCCGACGCCCTGCGTGAGGCGGGGGTCGACGTCGCGGTGATGGCCAACAACCACTGCTGCGACGGCGGTGCCGAGGGGATCCGCACGAGCATCGAGGAGCTCGACCGCTGCGGGATCCGCCATACGGGTGTCTTTGCGGACAGTGCGGATTACCGGAGGAACCATCCGCTTTACCTCACCTGGTGCGGTCTGCGGCTGGCGCTGGTGAACTACACCTACGGCACCAACGGAATGCCCGTCCCGGAGGGGATGATCGTCAACCGGATCGACACCGTGCGGATGGCGGCCGACCTGGCCGCCGCACGGTCCGGAGGGGCCGATTTCATCGTCGCCTGCCTCCACTGGGGCAACGAGTACGAACGGCGGGCCAATGCCGCGCAGCGCAGTCTGGCGGTCTTCCTGCGGCGTCACGGCGTCGATGTGGTGGTCGGGAGCCATCCCCATGTGGTGCAGCCCTGGGAGGCGGATTCCGCGCACGTGGTGCTCTACTCGCTGGGCAACCTGGTCTCGAACCAGCGCCGACGCTACACCGACGGAGGGCTGGTCGCCGAGGTCGAGGCCGTACGCCACCCCGAGGGCCGGATGTCCTACGCCCTGGAGGTGACACCCGTGTGGGTGGCGCTGCCGCGCTACCGCATCCTGCCGCCCGAAGCGGCCGACACGATGGCGTTGCCGACGGCCTACGGCATATTCCGGGCCGATGTCGAGGCGTTGGCCGGGGGCGGTGACGCGCCGTATAGGAAAACCGAATAG
- a CDS encoding DUF4491 family protein, with protein MDFLTQYNLTGIVIGIATFLIIGLFHPLVIKGEYYFGVRIWWVFLGMGLAAVAASIAVRHLLWSTLLAVWGASSLWSIGELFEQRKRVAKGWFPKNPARK; from the coding sequence ATGGACTTTCTGACACAATACAACCTGACGGGGATCGTAATCGGAATCGCCACCTTTCTGATTATCGGCCTCTTCCACCCGCTGGTCATCAAGGGCGAATACTACTTCGGCGTACGGATCTGGTGGGTGTTCCTCGGGATGGGCCTCGCGGCCGTCGCCGCATCGATTGCCGTGCGGCACCTCCTGTGGTCGACGCTGCTGGCCGTATGGGGCGCCTCGTCGCTGTGGAGCATCGGCGAGTTGTTCGAGCAGCGCAAACGGGTCGCCAAAGGGTGGTTCCCGAAAAATCCCGCCCGCAAATAA